A genomic window from Micromonospora sp. WMMA1947 includes:
- a CDS encoding PH domain-containing protein, translated as MSDSVVTVRPRRIRVVCWVSAVTLVVVFSLVATSLTGATGNGYGTFQRGDQFAMIGLGVFGALGFLLFTRPRVIADAKGVRVRNVISSYELPWEVIRGVRFDRGAPWASLELHDDDLLPMVALQAADKESAVEAVRALRRLHQAHLAALSAGQSAPR; from the coding sequence GTGAGCGATTCCGTGGTGACCGTGCGACCCCGCCGCATCCGGGTCGTCTGCTGGGTGTCGGCCGTCACGCTGGTCGTGGTGTTCAGCCTCGTCGCGACGTCGCTTACCGGCGCCACCGGCAACGGCTACGGCACGTTCCAGCGCGGCGACCAGTTCGCCATGATCGGCCTGGGCGTCTTCGGCGCGCTCGGCTTCCTGCTGTTCACCCGCCCGCGCGTGATCGCCGACGCCAAGGGCGTCCGGGTGCGCAACGTGATCAGCTCGTACGAGCTGCCCTGGGAGGTGATCCGGGGGGTCCGGTTCGACCGGGGCGCCCCGTGGGCCAGCCTGGAGCTGCACGACGACGACCTGCTGCCGATGGTCGCGTTGCAGGCCGCCGACAAGGAGAGCGCGGTCGAGGCGGTCCGCGCGTTGCGCCGCCTGCACCAGGCGCACCTGGCGGCGCTGTCCGCCGGCCAGTCGGCACCCCGCTGA
- a CDS encoding DMT family transporter encodes MRPLPLPAALAVVVAGGVASAAQGAVNAEMGERTGAPVLGAVVNNLGGCLLVLAGVVALPSMRAGLAGLRRSGLPWWAYLGGVGGAVIVLVAPVVVPVLGVAVFTIAQVAGGSLGGLAVDRAGLAATGRMPLTVPRVGGAVLGVGAVALAQLGRPVGDLAVGLVLLCVLGGLAVATQSALNGRVAATVGPAAGLAVNFAVSTVVIGAVAALTGALASQPRWPGQWWLYVGGLLGVGIVLSLLVGVRAAGVLRTGLALVAGQLGGALLLDLVLPGGPGVRLPVLAGALLTLLAVVVTGLGRRGPDRVAAEGAREPDGRLVG; translated from the coding sequence GTGAGGCCGCTGCCGCTTCCGGCCGCGCTCGCCGTGGTCGTGGCCGGTGGCGTGGCCTCGGCCGCCCAGGGCGCGGTCAACGCCGAGATGGGGGAGCGGACCGGCGCCCCGGTCCTCGGCGCGGTCGTCAACAACCTCGGCGGCTGCCTGCTGGTGCTGGCCGGAGTCGTGGCGCTGCCGTCGATGCGTGCCGGGCTGGCCGGGCTGCGCCGCTCCGGGCTGCCCTGGTGGGCGTACCTGGGCGGGGTGGGCGGCGCGGTGATCGTGCTGGTCGCGCCGGTGGTGGTGCCGGTGCTCGGGGTGGCGGTGTTCACGATCGCCCAGGTGGCCGGCGGCAGCCTCGGCGGCCTGGCGGTGGACCGGGCCGGGCTGGCCGCGACCGGGCGGATGCCGCTCACAGTGCCCCGGGTCGGCGGTGCGGTGCTCGGCGTCGGCGCTGTCGCGCTCGCGCAGCTCGGCCGCCCGGTCGGTGACCTGGCGGTCGGGCTGGTGCTGCTCTGCGTCCTGGGCGGGCTGGCGGTGGCGACGCAGTCCGCGCTCAACGGCCGCGTCGCCGCCACCGTGGGCCCGGCCGCCGGGCTCGCCGTCAACTTCGCGGTCAGCACCGTGGTGATCGGCGCGGTGGCGGCGCTGACCGGCGCGCTCGCGAGCCAGCCCCGCTGGCCCGGCCAGTGGTGGCTCTACGTCGGCGGCCTGCTCGGCGTCGGCATCGTGCTCTCGCTGCTGGTCGGGGTACGCGCCGCCGGGGTGCTGCGCACCGGCCTGGCGCTGGTGGCCGGGCAGCTCGGCGGCGCGCTGCTGCTGGACCTGGTCCTGCCCGGTGGGCCCGGTGTCCGGCTGCCGGTGCTGGCCGGCGCCCTGCTCACGCTGCTCGCCGTGGTGGTCACCGGGCTGGGCCGGCGCGGCCCGGACCGTGTGGCGGCCGAAGGCGCGCGCGAACCGGATGGCAGACTGGTCGGGTGA
- the hisG gene encoding ATP phosphoribosyltransferase, giving the protein MLRVAVPNKGALAEKAAGMLREAGYRQRTDPKDLVCRDEPNDIEFFYLRPKDIATYVGSGDLDVGITGRDLLIDSGAPAEEILDLDFARATFRFAARPDDVATVQQLGGHRIATAYPGLVERHLAETGVKADVIRLDGAVENAIRLGVADVIADVVETGATLRQAGLVVFGEPLLRSSAVLVRRAGAPGGPQQEQLLRRLHGVLVARRYVMLAYDVPAGLLDRASSLTPGIESPTVSPLHREGWVAVQAMVLRDDVHRIMDELYELGARAILVTNIHACRL; this is encoded by the coding sequence ATGCTGCGTGTCGCAGTACCCAACAAGGGCGCCCTGGCCGAGAAGGCCGCCGGGATGCTGCGCGAGGCGGGCTACCGCCAGCGCACCGACCCGAAGGACCTGGTCTGCCGGGACGAGCCCAACGACATCGAGTTCTTCTACCTGCGCCCCAAGGACATCGCCACCTACGTCGGCTCCGGCGACCTGGACGTCGGCATCACCGGCCGCGACCTGCTGATCGACTCCGGCGCGCCGGCCGAGGAGATCCTCGACCTCGACTTCGCGCGGGCCACGTTCCGGTTCGCCGCCCGGCCCGACGACGTGGCCACGGTCCAGCAGCTCGGCGGGCACCGGATCGCCACCGCGTACCCCGGTCTGGTCGAGCGGCACCTGGCCGAGACGGGAGTCAAGGCCGACGTGATCCGCCTGGACGGCGCGGTGGAGAACGCCATCCGCCTCGGCGTGGCCGACGTGATCGCCGACGTGGTGGAGACCGGCGCGACGCTGCGCCAGGCCGGCCTGGTGGTCTTCGGCGAGCCGCTGCTGCGCTCCTCGGCGGTGCTGGTCCGCCGCGCCGGCGCGCCCGGCGGCCCCCAGCAGGAGCAGTTGCTGCGCCGCCTGCACGGCGTGCTCGTCGCCCGCCGGTACGTGATGCTCGCCTACGACGTACCGGCCGGCCTGCTGGACCGGGCCAGCTCGCTGACCCCCGGCATCGAGTCGCCGACCGTCTCGCCGCTGCACCGGGAGGGCTGGGTCGCGGTGCAGGCGATGGTGCTCCGCGACGACGTGCACCGGATCATGGACGAGCTGTACGAGCTCGGCGCCCGCGCGATCCTGGTCACCAACATCCACGCCTGCCGGCTGTGA
- a CDS encoding phosphoribosyl-ATP diphosphatase translates to MEESPSVKTFEELFAELQAKAAAGTPGSGTVEALAKGVHFIGKKVVEEAAESWMAAEHEGPERAAEEISQLLYQAQVLMLATGLELKDVYRHL, encoded by the coding sequence CTGGAAGAATCGCCTTCCGTGAAGACGTTCGAGGAGTTGTTCGCCGAGCTGCAGGCCAAGGCCGCCGCCGGCACCCCGGGCTCGGGCACCGTGGAGGCGCTCGCCAAGGGCGTGCACTTCATCGGCAAGAAGGTCGTCGAGGAGGCGGCCGAGTCGTGGATGGCCGCCGAGCACGAGGGCCCGGAGCGGGCCGCCGAGGAGATCTCCCAGCTGCTCTACCAGGCGCAGGTGCTGATGCTCGCCACCGGCCTGGAACTGAAGGACGTCTACCGACATCTCTGA
- the ribH gene encoding 6,7-dimethyl-8-ribityllumazine synthase, producing MAGFGEPGVSAVDAAGMTVGVVAARWHGDLTDHMTERAVAAAQACGARAVVARVAGSVELPVVAQAMARRFDVVVALGVVVRGATAHFDYVCQSVTEGLTRVALDEGKPVAHGVLTVDTIEQARDRAGLPGSAEDKGWSATVAALDAALAVRALDAQSAHRVGFA from the coding sequence ATGGCGGGTTTCGGTGAGCCGGGCGTGAGCGCGGTGGACGCCGCCGGGATGACTGTCGGCGTGGTGGCCGCCCGGTGGCACGGCGACCTGACCGACCACATGACCGAGCGGGCCGTGGCCGCCGCGCAGGCGTGCGGGGCGCGGGCCGTGGTGGCCCGGGTGGCGGGCTCGGTGGAGCTGCCGGTGGTGGCCCAGGCGATGGCCCGCCGCTTCGACGTGGTCGTCGCGCTCGGCGTGGTGGTCCGTGGCGCGACGGCGCACTTCGACTACGTGTGCCAGTCGGTCACCGAGGGGCTGACCCGGGTGGCGCTGGACGAGGGCAAGCCGGTGGCGCACGGGGTGCTCACCGTGGACACCATCGAGCAGGCCCGGGACCGGGCCGGGCTGCCCGGCTCGGCCGAGGACAAGGGCTGGTCGGCGACAGTCGCCGCGCTGGACGCCGCGCTGGCCGTGCGCGCCCTCGACGCCCAGTCCGCCCACCGGGTCGGCTTCGCCTGA
- a CDS encoding bifunctional 3,4-dihydroxy-2-butanone-4-phosphate synthase/GTP cyclohydrolase II, translating to MSTFGSIEQAVADIAAGRPVVVVDDEDRENEGDLIFAAELATPELVAFMVRYTSGYICVPLTEDECDRLDLPPMHHTNQDRRGTAYTVTVDAREGVSTGISAADRSHTIRLLADAATGPTDLARPGHVVPLRARAGGVLRRPGHTEAAVDLTRLAGLRPAGVLCELVNDDGTMMRLPDLEKFCAEHGLTLVTIADLIAYRRRTEKQVELAAEARMPTPYGVFRALGYRAEHDPAEHVALVMGDLGDGRDVLVRVHSECLTGDVFGSLRCDCGPQLQAALARVAAEGRGVVLYVRGHEGRGIGLLHKLQAYQLQDQGRDTVDANLDLGLPADARDYGTGAQILYDLGVRSMRLLTNNPAKRAGLEGYGLTVTGREGLPVRSNPENVRYLRTKRDRMGHLLDGLDEVTEAPMGRPVAGDEIGA from the coding sequence ATGAGCACGTTCGGTTCGATCGAGCAGGCGGTGGCGGACATCGCCGCCGGGCGTCCGGTGGTGGTGGTCGACGACGAGGACCGCGAGAACGAGGGCGACCTGATCTTCGCGGCCGAGCTGGCCACCCCGGAGCTGGTCGCGTTCATGGTCCGCTACACCTCCGGCTACATCTGCGTGCCGCTGACCGAGGACGAGTGCGACCGGCTCGACCTCCCGCCGATGCACCACACGAACCAGGACCGGCGGGGCACCGCGTACACGGTGACGGTGGACGCCCGGGAGGGCGTCAGCACCGGCATCTCGGCCGCCGACCGGTCGCACACCATCCGGCTGCTCGCCGACGCCGCCACCGGCCCCACCGACCTGGCCCGGCCCGGTCACGTGGTGCCGCTGCGCGCCCGCGCCGGCGGGGTGCTGCGCCGGCCCGGGCACACCGAGGCGGCGGTGGACCTGACCCGGCTGGCCGGGCTGCGCCCGGCCGGCGTGCTCTGCGAGCTGGTGAACGACGACGGCACCATGATGCGCCTGCCGGACCTGGAGAAGTTCTGCGCCGAGCACGGGCTGACGCTGGTCACCATCGCGGACCTGATCGCCTACCGGCGGCGTACCGAGAAGCAGGTCGAGCTGGCCGCCGAGGCGCGGATGCCCACCCCGTACGGCGTGTTCCGGGCGCTCGGCTACCGCGCCGAGCACGACCCGGCCGAGCACGTCGCGCTGGTCATGGGCGACCTGGGCGACGGGCGGGACGTGCTGGTGCGGGTGCACTCCGAGTGCCTCACCGGCGACGTGTTCGGCTCGCTGCGCTGCGACTGCGGGCCGCAGTTGCAGGCCGCGCTGGCCCGGGTCGCCGCGGAGGGACGCGGTGTGGTCCTCTACGTGCGCGGGCACGAGGGCCGGGGCATCGGCCTGCTGCACAAGCTCCAGGCGTACCAGCTCCAGGACCAGGGCCGCGACACCGTGGACGCGAACCTCGACCTGGGCCTGCCGGCCGACGCCCGCGACTACGGCACCGGCGCGCAGATCCTCTACGACCTGGGCGTGCGGTCGATGCGGCTGCTGACCAACAACCCGGCCAAACGGGCCGGGCTGGAGGGATACGGCCTCACCGTGACCGGGCGGGAGGGGCTGCCCGTGCGGTCCAACCCGGAGAACGTGCGCTACCTGCGCACCAAGCGGGACCGGATGGGTCACCTGCTGGACGGACTGGACGAGGTGACCGAGGCGCCGATGGGCCGCCCGGTCGCCGGTGACGAGATCGGAGCGTAG
- the pnuC gene encoding nicotinamide riboside transporter PnuC gives MGPLGWLLDAQVHVAGSPVLVREIVGNGFGLASALLGLRRVVWAWPVGMIGNALLLTVFLGGVFVTPQAHDLYGQAGRQVFFFTVSVYGWWRWSRNRRGGGGDQPAVVPRWATWPERLGLLVAAVVGTAAAYPVLAALGSWGPLPDAWILVGSLLATYGMARGWVEFWLIWIAVDAVGVPLLLRGGFYPSAAMYLVYGAFCAAGLYSWWRTSRAVATAPAPIPATYSEAVA, from the coding sequence ATGGGCCCGCTCGGCTGGCTGCTCGACGCCCAGGTGCACGTGGCCGGTTCGCCGGTGCTGGTCCGGGAGATCGTCGGCAACGGCTTCGGGCTCGCCTCGGCGCTGCTCGGGCTGCGCCGGGTGGTCTGGGCCTGGCCGGTCGGCATGATCGGCAACGCGCTGCTGCTCACCGTGTTCCTCGGCGGCGTCTTCGTCACCCCGCAGGCGCACGACCTCTACGGCCAGGCCGGCCGGCAGGTCTTCTTCTTCACCGTCAGCGTGTACGGCTGGTGGCGCTGGTCGCGCAACCGGCGCGGCGGTGGCGGGGACCAGCCGGCCGTGGTGCCGCGCTGGGCCACCTGGCCGGAGCGGCTCGGCCTGCTCGTCGCCGCCGTCGTCGGCACCGCCGCCGCGTACCCGGTGCTCGCCGCGCTCGGCTCGTGGGGGCCGCTGCCGGACGCCTGGATCCTGGTCGGCAGCCTGCTCGCCACCTACGGCATGGCCCGCGGCTGGGTCGAGTTCTGGCTGATCTGGATCGCCGTCGACGCGGTCGGCGTACCGCTGCTGCTGCGCGGCGGCTTCTACCCGTCGGCCGCCATGTACCTGGTCTACGGCGCGTTCTGCGCCGCCGGCCTGTACAGCTGGTGGCGCACCTCCCGGGCCGTCGCGACCGCGCCCGCCCCGATCCCGGCGACGTACTCGGAGGCCGTGGCATGA
- a CDS encoding riboflavin synthase has translation MFTGIVEELGEIVRSTETGDDSALVAIRGPLVTSDARHGDSIAVNGVCLTVVDVDGGVFTADVMGETLRRTALGALRPGDPVNLERAAALNSRLGGHLVQGHVDGVGEIVAREPAAQWETVRFRLPAGLARYVVEKGSITVDGVSLTVAEAGDDWFSVGLIPTTLKLTVLGSKQVGDPVNLEVDVLAKYVERLLGDRSAGGAR, from the coding sequence ATGTTCACCGGCATCGTCGAGGAACTGGGCGAGATCGTCCGGAGCACCGAGACCGGGGACGACTCCGCGCTGGTCGCCATCCGCGGCCCGCTCGTCACCTCGGACGCCCGGCACGGCGACTCGATCGCGGTCAACGGCGTCTGCCTCACCGTGGTCGACGTCGACGGCGGTGTCTTCACCGCCGACGTGATGGGCGAGACGCTGCGCCGCACCGCGCTGGGCGCGCTGCGCCCCGGCGACCCGGTCAACCTGGAACGGGCCGCCGCGCTCAACAGCCGCCTCGGCGGGCACCTGGTGCAGGGTCACGTCGACGGCGTCGGTGAGATCGTCGCCCGGGAGCCGGCCGCGCAGTGGGAGACCGTGCGGTTCCGGCTGCCCGCCGGGCTGGCCCGGTACGTCGTGGAGAAGGGCTCGATCACCGTCGACGGCGTGTCCCTGACCGTCGCCGAGGCCGGCGACGACTGGTTCTCGGTCGGTCTGATCCCCACCACGCTCAAACTCACGGTGCTCGGCAGCAAGCAGGTCGGTGACCCGGTCAACCTCGAGGTGGACGTGCTGGCCAAGTACGTCGAGCGGCTGCTCGGCGACCGGAGCGCGGGGGGTGCGCGGTGA
- the ribD gene encoding bifunctional diaminohydroxyphosphoribosylaminopyrimidine deaminase/5-amino-6-(5-phosphoribosylamino)uracil reductase RibD, with translation MASVSVDEAMRRAIELAARGLGATSPNPVVGCVLLGADGEVVGEGFHAYAGGPHAEIVALAQAGTRARGGTAVVTLEPCDHTGRTGPCSHALIAAGVSRVVIAVPDPNPVASGGAATLRAAGVQVDLGVRGQEAEAGNVAWLTSMRRGWPYVIWKYAATLDGRSAAADGTSMWITSEAARIDVHALRGTVDAVLAGVGTVLTDDPRLTARNLRDGTLAIRQPLRVVVDSSGRTPADARVRDGAARTWVATAAEVGAGPDGRVDLAALLAELHHRGVRAALLEGGPTLAGAFLAAGLVDKIVGYVAPKLLGAGPTALRDAGVTTIADAIDLEITDVTRVGPDLRITALPRKREA, from the coding sequence ATGGCGAGCGTCTCCGTCGACGAGGCGATGCGTCGTGCCATCGAACTGGCCGCGCGCGGCCTCGGCGCCACGAGCCCCAATCCGGTGGTCGGCTGCGTGCTGCTCGGCGCCGACGGCGAGGTCGTCGGCGAGGGCTTCCACGCGTACGCCGGCGGCCCGCACGCGGAGATCGTCGCGCTGGCCCAGGCCGGCACGCGCGCCCGCGGCGGCACCGCTGTGGTCACCCTCGAACCCTGCGACCACACCGGCCGCACCGGCCCCTGCAGCCACGCGCTCATCGCCGCCGGGGTGTCCCGCGTGGTGATCGCCGTCCCCGACCCCAACCCGGTCGCCTCCGGCGGCGCGGCCACGCTGCGCGCCGCCGGGGTCCAGGTCGATCTGGGGGTACGCGGCCAGGAGGCCGAGGCCGGCAACGTGGCCTGGCTCACCTCGATGCGCCGGGGCTGGCCGTACGTGATCTGGAAGTACGCGGCCACGCTCGACGGGCGCTCCGCCGCCGCCGACGGCACCAGCATGTGGATCACCTCCGAGGCGGCCCGGATCGACGTGCACGCGCTGCGCGGCACCGTCGACGCGGTGCTCGCCGGGGTGGGCACCGTCCTCACCGACGACCCCCGCCTCACCGCACGCAACCTGCGCGACGGCACGCTCGCCATCCGGCAGCCGCTGCGGGTGGTGGTGGACAGCTCGGGGCGTACCCCGGCCGACGCCCGGGTCCGCGACGGCGCCGCCCGCACCTGGGTGGCCACCGCCGCGGAGGTCGGCGCCGGCCCGGACGGCCGGGTCGACCTGGCGGCGCTGCTCGCGGAGCTGCACCACCGGGGCGTGCGGGCCGCGCTGCTGGAGGGCGGGCCCACGCTGGCCGGCGCGTTCCTCGCCGCCGGCCTGGTCGACAAGATCGTCGGGTACGTCGCGCCGAAGCTGCTCGGCGCCGGCCCGACCGCGCTGCGCGACGCCGGCGTGACGACCATCGCCGACGCCATCGACCTGGAGATCACCGACGTTACGCGGGTCGGTCCCGACCTGCGGATCACCGCGCTGCCCCGGAAGAGGGAGGCCTGA
- a CDS encoding response regulator, with product MDPAGERPDVILVVDDDEDIARFVEFNLRLHGFEVLHAADGQEALEIIERQRPDLAVVDLMMPRIDGLELTRRLRADPMTSALPVIMLTAKGMTQDKVNGLSVGADDYLVKPFDTLELVARVNSTLRRNKEFREVSPLTGLPGNSRIRREISDRVRNGVDYAVGYIDIDRFKSVNDRYGFVRGDEFISALARSLHRAVVSIGLPPAFLGHVGGDDFVIVCAPNQVRPLTSRAVVDFEKAADALYDATDRERGFVELKDRRGNIRRAALVTLSIGVSLSDSGKRFTDPLEAIAVASEMKTVAKSQPGSYVAVDRRRGVT from the coding sequence ATGGACCCGGCCGGCGAGCGACCCGACGTGATCCTCGTCGTCGACGACGACGAGGACATCGCCCGCTTCGTCGAGTTCAACCTGCGCCTGCACGGCTTCGAGGTGCTGCACGCCGCCGACGGCCAGGAGGCGCTGGAGATCATCGAGCGGCAGCGGCCCGACCTCGCCGTGGTCGACCTGATGATGCCGCGCATCGACGGGCTGGAACTGACCCGGCGGCTGCGCGCCGACCCGATGACCTCGGCCCTGCCGGTGATCATGCTCACCGCCAAGGGGATGACCCAGGACAAGGTCAACGGGCTCAGCGTCGGCGCGGACGACTACCTGGTCAAGCCGTTCGACACGCTGGAACTGGTGGCCCGGGTCAACTCCACGCTGCGGCGCAACAAGGAGTTCCGGGAGGTCTCGCCGCTGACCGGCCTGCCCGGCAACAGCCGGATCCGGCGGGAGATCAGCGACCGGGTGCGCAACGGCGTCGACTACGCCGTCGGCTACATCGACATCGACCGGTTCAAGAGCGTCAACGACCGGTACGGCTTCGTGCGCGGCGACGAGTTCATCTCCGCCCTGGCCCGCAGCCTGCACCGGGCGGTGGTGTCGATCGGGCTGCCACCGGCGTTCCTCGGCCACGTCGGCGGCGACGACTTCGTCATCGTCTGCGCCCCCAACCAGGTCCGGCCGCTGACCAGCCGGGCCGTGGTCGACTTCGAGAAGGCCGCGGACGCGCTCTACGACGCCACCGACCGGGAACGCGGCTTCGTCGAGCTGAAGGACCGGCGCGGGAACATCCGCCGCGCCGCGCTCGTCACGCTCTCCATCGGCGTGTCGCTGTCCGATTCCGGCAAGCGGTTCACCGACCCGCTGGAGGCGATCGCGGTGGCCTCGGAGATGAAGACAGTGGCCAAGAGCCAGCCCGGCTCGTACGTGGCGGTGGACCGCCGTCGCGGCGTCACCTGA
- the rpe gene encoding ribulose-phosphate 3-epimerase, producing the protein MTVPPPIVAPSILAADFARLADEVRAVEPAADWLHVDVMDNHFVPNLTIGLPVVQSLRAVTEIPFDVHLMIEDPRRWAPGYADAGAYNVTFHAEACDDPVALAKDLRSAGAKAGLAIDRDTPIEPYLELLPSFDTLLIMTIKAGFGGQRFLPQLLDKVRAARRHVDSGHLELRIEVDGGIAADTIEQAAAAGADAFVAGTAVYGADDPAEAVRRLRGLAERAMTGA; encoded by the coding sequence GTGACAGTACCGCCGCCGATCGTCGCGCCCAGCATCCTGGCCGCCGATTTCGCCCGCCTCGCCGACGAGGTCCGTGCCGTGGAGCCCGCCGCCGACTGGCTGCACGTGGACGTCATGGACAACCACTTCGTGCCCAATCTGACCATCGGGCTGCCGGTGGTGCAGAGCCTGCGTGCCGTCACGGAGATCCCCTTCGACGTGCACCTGATGATCGAGGACCCGCGCCGCTGGGCGCCCGGGTACGCCGACGCGGGCGCGTACAACGTCACGTTCCACGCCGAGGCGTGCGACGACCCGGTGGCGCTCGCGAAGGACCTGCGCTCGGCCGGGGCGAAGGCGGGGCTGGCGATCGACCGGGACACTCCGATCGAGCCGTACCTGGAGCTGCTGCCGAGCTTCGACACGCTGCTGATCATGACGATCAAGGCCGGCTTCGGCGGCCAGCGTTTCCTGCCGCAACTGCTGGACAAGGTGCGCGCGGCCCGCCGGCACGTCGACAGCGGGCACCTGGAGCTGCGCATCGAGGTCGACGGCGGCATCGCCGCGGACACCATCGAGCAGGCCGCCGCGGCCGGCGCCGACGCGTTCGTCGCGGGCACCGCCGTCTACGGCGCTGACGATCCCGCGGAGGCGGTACGCCGCCTGCGGGGCCTGGCGGAACGCGCGATGACCGGGGCCTGA
- a CDS encoding septum formation family protein, with amino-acid sequence MRRWLHVLALAGAATVVLAGCAQAHRADGDLIDDWAALPVPQLFVPATEACLPRLSTVVSAATYETVNCAGSHLAETVHVGRFTGPEAQGVRPEPGSPALRTARAECDQRAREMIGGDWHAARLTLNIALPTVTAWASGARWFRCDLAETDSIDNTRPVNRVGSLRGALVGDNPLVHRCFDPKLIGQNLNYMAPVLCTEPHRAEFVGVYEERDMSWAEFTRGAPTTHRRCMTLIAAFAEVPDNAELPYRAGSIFYPPSEREWEEGDRGVRCFLWSDDRKLNRSVRGAGPEGLPVT; translated from the coding sequence ATGCGACGGTGGCTCCACGTGCTCGCGCTGGCCGGCGCCGCGACGGTGGTGCTCGCGGGATGCGCACAGGCGCACCGGGCCGACGGCGACCTGATCGACGACTGGGCGGCACTGCCGGTGCCGCAACTGTTCGTCCCGGCGACCGAGGCGTGCCTGCCCCGGCTGAGCACCGTGGTGTCCGCCGCCACGTACGAGACGGTGAACTGCGCGGGCAGCCACCTGGCCGAGACCGTGCACGTCGGCCGGTTCACCGGGCCGGAGGCGCAGGGCGTACGCCCGGAACCGGGCTCGCCGGCGCTGCGGACCGCGCGCGCCGAGTGCGACCAGCGGGCGCGGGAGATGATCGGCGGGGACTGGCACGCCGCCCGGCTCACGCTGAACATCGCGCTGCCGACGGTGACCGCCTGGGCGTCCGGCGCCCGCTGGTTCCGGTGCGACCTGGCCGAGACCGACAGCATCGACAACACCCGCCCGGTCAACCGGGTCGGCAGCCTGCGGGGCGCGCTCGTCGGCGACAACCCGCTGGTGCACAGGTGCTTCGACCCGAAGCTGATCGGCCAGAACCTCAACTACATGGCCCCGGTGCTGTGCACCGAACCGCACCGGGCGGAGTTCGTCGGCGTCTACGAGGAACGCGACATGAGCTGGGCGGAGTTCACCCGCGGCGCGCCCACCACGCACCGGCGCTGCATGACGCTGATCGCCGCGTTCGCCGAGGTGCCGGACAACGCCGAGCTGCCGTACCGGGCCGGGTCCATCTTCTACCCGCCGTCGGAGCGGGAGTGGGAGGAGGGCGACCGGGGCGTGCGCTGTTTCCTGTGGAGCGACGACCGCAAGCTGAACCGCTCGGTGCGCGGAGCCGGGCCCGAGGGACTCCCGGTGACCTGA
- a CDS encoding septum formation family protein, with translation MRRWWTAVTVGAVMALALGGCAAPAGVDRDLTDDWPAFAAPVGFVPQSGACHPTVADVGYLSGYQPVDCAAPHRTETLHVGTMTGAEAERSAPPRTGSAGMRAAHADCGRQVTRAVGADWRSGRLRLAVVFPSALAWSGGARWYRCDVAEVTDLDEGAVAQRTGSLRGALKPGSKLALGCFNPKLRKDEVESMRPVACTSKHHAEFVGVYQAPDISYAEFDRTPLRTHKACRGLIAKYAGLPNDGNMQYRAGTIIYHPYEEQWRDGDRGVQCFLWVSGRTLTKSVKGAGAKALPIN, from the coding sequence ATGCGGCGATGGTGGACGGCGGTCACCGTGGGCGCGGTGATGGCGCTGGCGCTCGGCGGCTGCGCCGCGCCGGCCGGGGTCGACAGGGACCTGACCGACGACTGGCCCGCGTTCGCCGCGCCCGTCGGTTTCGTGCCGCAGTCCGGCGCCTGCCATCCCACCGTCGCCGACGTCGGATACCTCAGCGGCTACCAGCCGGTCGACTGCGCCGCCCCGCACCGCACCGAGACACTGCACGTGGGCACGATGACCGGGGCGGAGGCGGAGCGTTCCGCGCCGCCGCGCACCGGATCGGCCGGGATGCGCGCCGCGCACGCCGACTGCGGCCGGCAGGTCACCCGCGCCGTCGGCGCGGACTGGCGCTCCGGGCGGCTGCGACTGGCGGTGGTCTTCCCGTCGGCGCTGGCGTGGTCCGGCGGGGCCCGCTGGTACCGCTGCGACGTCGCCGAGGTGACCGATCTGGACGAGGGCGCCGTGGCCCAGCGCACCGGAAGCCTGCGCGGGGCGCTCAAGCCCGGCTCGAAGCTCGCGCTCGGCTGCTTCAACCCGAAGCTGCGCAAGGACGAGGTGGAGTCGATGCGGCCGGTGGCCTGCACCAGCAAGCACCACGCCGAGTTCGTCGGCGTCTACCAGGCGCCGGACATCAGCTACGCGGAGTTCGACCGCACGCCGCTGCGCACGCACAAGGCCTGCCGGGGCCTGATCGCCAAGTACGCCGGGCTGCCGAACGACGGCAACATGCAGTACCGGGCCGGGACCATCATCTACCACCCGTACGAGGAGCAGTGGCGCGACGGGGACCGGGGCGTGCAGTGCTTCCTGTGGGTCTCCGGGCGGACGCTGACCAAGTCGGTCAAGGGCGCGGGCGCCAAGGCGCTGCCGATCAACTGA